The nucleotide sequence GTCAAGAGCTAATTGTTCTCCAGCCAATTCTTTTGAAATCATTCCTGCTCCAGCTAATAAGTTATCTGATAATGTTGTCTTTCCGTGGTCAATGTGTGCACAGATTCCAATATTTCTTATTCTATCATACTTTTCCATTAACTCCTTAATTTTAGCAATCATCTTTGCTCTTTTTCCCATATCCTTCACCTTTAATTTTATTTTGTTATACATTGTTTAATAATTGTTTAAAAATTTAAAAGTTTATTAGGTTGTTGAGATGATAAAGTTTGGATATAATATTGAAAAGGTAGTATAAATTTATCTTGCTGACTGAGCAACTCTCTCTGTTTCTTCTTTCTTTCTAACTGCATAGCTTTTCTGAATGTCTCCTCTTGCAGCTGCAATTATTTCTTCTGCCAATGCTTCTTCAATTGGCTTCTTACTTTTATGAGCAGCCATGTAAGCTCCAATAGCAATATTTCTTAAAGCAACATCTATTCTTCTTAAAGATGAACAATCAACTGATTGTAAATAGACAATTCCTCCATAGGAAATTCTTGTTGTATCTTCTCTTGGACCAGCGTTTTCAATTGCATCTACTAAAACTTGAATTGGGTTTTGCTTAGTTCTTTTTTCAATAATTTCAAAAGCATTTTCAACTATTTTTAATGCTTTTAATTTTTTACCTGTGTTTTCTTCTCTTCTCATAACTTTATTTACTAATCTTTCAACAATGTTCATTTTTGCTTTTTCAAACTGTCTCTTTGTGTATCTTCCTGCTGTATGTGGAACATAGATTGGTGTTAAGTTTATGTAGTTTCTTAAACCAGGGTCTTTGACAACAACATCCTTTGTACTCCATTTTCCAAATATCTTAATTTCATCGAGCTCCAAATTACCACCTCATCCCTAACTATTTCTATAAAATTTTTAATAAATTTAAATATGGGCAATTTATCTTTTGATTTTCTCTTGTCTTCCTCTAACTAATTCTCTCAATGAGTTTCTACCAACCATTATAACTTTATACTTAACTCCTGGAATGTCCCCCTTAGCTCTTGGCCCTTTAGGCCCTCCAATACCTTCAATAATAACTTCGTCGTGCTCATCAATGAAGTTGATAGCATGGTTTCCTGGACAGAAAGCAGTGACAACTCTACCGTTTTTAATTAACTGAACTCTGACACACTTTCTAATAGCTGAGTTTGGCTGCTTTGCCTCTAAACCAACTTTTTCAATAACTATTCCTCTTGCCATTGGTGCTCCTTCTAATGGGTCATACTTCTCTTTTAATTTTAAAACTCTTCTAACGTAGTTGTAATCGTGCCATCTACACCATTTTCTTTTTAATCTTAATTTTCTACCAGCAAATTCTCCTCTTGGTGATTTACTTCCACTCATAATCTTCACCTTACTATATTCTTGATTGTTAATTGTTATGATTGATAATTATTTTAAATATTTCATGAATAATTTCAAACGACATATACATATAAATATTTTTACTCGTTAGCAGTTTCTTTTACATCTTGTTGAGCTTCTGTTTCTTGATTGGTTTCAGTTTGTTCTTGCTGCTGCTCTTTAGCTACAGGTTTTCTTGCTCCTTTTCTTTTAAATTTCTGATTTTCAACAATAACTTTTATTTTTGTAATTTTTGTGTGTCTTTTTAAAATCTTTAAAGCTCTTTCTAAGTTTTTACCCTTTTCTCCAAAAACCGCTCTTCTGACTTTTGGATTTATTTTGATAAAAGCAACAACATCCTTTCCAACTCTCTTAACCCATACATCCTCTAACTGTATTGGTGCAAATATATTTCTTATAAACTTTCTCCAATCGTCTGAGTATTCAATGATGTCAACTTTCTTTCCAAATTTCTCTTCTGCTGTTTTAACGTTCTCTCCTCCTTTCCCAATTGCCGCTCCAACATCACCCTCCTTTACAATAAAAGCAACTCTTTCATCATTTAATACACAGTCGATTATGGGAACATTAGCAATTTTTTCAAAAAATCCAATTTTCATAATTTCTTCTGTTGTTAATCTTACCTTAGCCATTATTCACCACCTTCTTTCTTCTCTACCAACTCCATAATGTTTGAAAGCCCTTCATCTAAAACCAAAAGAGCAGCAACTGGGAAAGGTTTCCCACAAACCGCTCCCAGTTCTAATGATGTTATTTTGTGTTGATAAACTGGGATGTTTGATAACTTGGCGTAGTATTTGACATCCTCTTCCAAATCTTTTGGAATGTTTCCTGCTATCACTACTAACTTACCTTCTCCGTGTTTAATGAATTTTATTGTTCTTTTTGAACCTAAAATTACTTTACCTGTATCTACTGCGGTTCTAATTGCTTTATTTACATCCATATTCTCCCTCCTTCTCATTTTTTACTCCGGAGGGATTTCTTAGGACTTTCGCAGGCAGACATATTTTAACTTTGGAACTTAGACGTCTAAGGGATGTCAATATTCAATATAAAACATTTACTCCTGCGAAAGTCCTAACTCCCTACCGGTAAGAATATTGGTTTTCGATAATAGTTTCTCTATATTTATATACTTTTTGGATGAAATAAAAACATCAAAAAATTAAATCAATTTTTTGTTTAAATTTTTTTGAAGGTCAGAGAAGGGCGCGTTCATCATCACTATTCAGCACATCGATGTATCATCATCCCCCGATATAAAATAGTAGTTATTTATGAATTTATGATGTTAATGTTAAAAGTGAATTTTAATATAAAAACTTTACTCTTCCTCATCTCTACCCTCTTCATACTCCCTATCTATTGTTAGTTCAACACATCCAGTTCCAAGATATATTGGTTTTCCAACAATAACGTTTTCTATAACTCCTTTCAGCTTATCAACATCTCCTCTCTCTGCAGCTGCATATAGATGCTTAACTGTCTCCTCGAATGCTGCTCTCGCTAAAACAGAACCTTTCTCTCCAGCAACCCCATGCCTACCTATTGGCTTAACTTCCCCATCAGCAGTCATCATATCTGCCACTAACATTAAATGCCTTATATCAACTTCCAACCCCTGTTGCTCTAAAGTATTTCTCATTTCGTTAATTATAGCGTTTCTTGCCGCTT is from Methanocaldococcus bathoardescens and encodes:
- the rpsG gene encoding 30S ribosomal protein S7, whose translation is MELDEIKIFGKWSTKDVVVKDPGLRNYINLTPIYVPHTAGRYTKRQFEKAKMNIVERLVNKVMRREENTGKKLKALKIVENAFEIIEKRTKQNPIQVLVDAIENAGPREDTTRISYGGIVYLQSVDCSSLRRIDVALRNIAIGAYMAAHKSKKPIEEALAEEIIAAARGDIQKSYAVRKKEETERVAQSAR
- a CDS encoding 30S ribosomal protein S12, translated to MSGSKSPRGEFAGRKLRLKRKWCRWHDYNYVRRVLKLKEKYDPLEGAPMARGIVIEKVGLEAKQPNSAIRKCVRVQLIKNGRVVTAFCPGNHAINFIDEHDEVIIEGIGGPKGPRAKGDIPGVKYKVIMVGRNSLRELVRGRQEKIKR
- a CDS encoding NusA-like transcription termination signal-binding factor codes for the protein MAKVRLTTEEIMKIGFFEKIANVPIIDCVLNDERVAFIVKEGDVGAAIGKGGENVKTAEEKFGKKVDIIEYSDDWRKFIRNIFAPIQLEDVWVKRVGKDVVAFIKINPKVRRAVFGEKGKNLERALKILKRHTKITKIKVIVENQKFKRKGARKPVAKEQQQEQTETNQETEAQQDVKETANE
- a CDS encoding 50S ribosomal protein L30e; its protein translation is MRRRENMDVNKAIRTAVDTGKVILGSKRTIKFIKHGEGKLVVIAGNIPKDLEEDVKYYAKLSNIPVYQHKITSLELGAVCGKPFPVAALLVLDEGLSNIMELVEKKEGGE